A section of the Pan paniscus chromosome 11, NHGRI_mPanPan1-v2.0_pri, whole genome shotgun sequence genome encodes:
- the LOC117975323 gene encoding putative uncharacterized protein FLJ44672, protein MQPRETAVPAEAAMWEAEAGPPQIGLSRATCSLPASSPGPALPPGCVSRPESGLPTTSLDSAPAQLPAALVGPPLPEAKLPRPSSGLTVASPGSAPALRWQCRWAPLGPAWASRRPLQAQIVLKSASPGPAPASRRPLQAEVVVKSAWNWAWKSSKSAFPGPAPSSRRPLQVQNFLESASPGPAPPASQWPLSAQTSSWLLAAFPGPAFDFWWPLQAQNLTSSGPLQAWPPASQRSAWAWTHSGLTADSPCPASPCLIAASRVQSSCLSAASAGPAPACQRPL, encoded by the coding sequence ATGCAGCCAAGAGAAACAGCTGTGCCTGCAGAGGCCgccatgtgggaggctgaggccgggcctCCTCAAATCGGCCTCTCCAGAGCCACTTGTAGCCTCCCGGcgtcctctccgggcccagctcttcctcctggCTGTGTCTCCAGGCCTGAGTCTGGCCTCCCAACAACGTCTTTGgactcagctcctgcccagctcccagcggCCCTGGTAGGCCCACCACTTCCcgaagccaagctccccaggcccagctcaggcctcacggtggcctctccaggctcagctcctgccctccgatggcaatgtcggtgggctcctctaggcccagcttgggcctcccggcggcctctgcaggcccaaatCGTCCTGAagtcggcctctccaggcccagctccggcctcccggcggcctctgcaggccgAAGTCGTCGTCAAGTCGGCCTGGAATTGGGCCTGGAAGAGCAGCAAGTCGGCCTTCCCGGGCCCAGCTCCGTCCTCTcggcggcctctccaggtgcaaaacttcctcgagtcagcctctccaggcccagctcctcctgcctcccagtggcctctttcagcCCAGACCAGCTCATGGCTCTTggcggccttcccaggccccgcttttgacttttggtggcctcttcaggcccagaacTTGACCTCCAGTGGGCCTTTGCAGgcctggcctcctgcctctcAAAGGTCTGCATGGGCCTGGACTCACAGCGGACTCACAGCGGactctccatgcccagctagccCTTGCCTCATTGCGGCCTCCCgagtccaaagctcctgcctctCGGCCGCTTCAGCAGGCCCAGCTCCCGCCTGCCAGCGGCCTCTTTAG